One genomic window of Arachis stenosperma cultivar V10309 chromosome 10, arast.V10309.gnm1.PFL2, whole genome shotgun sequence includes the following:
- the LOC130957221 gene encoding uncharacterized protein LOC130957221 yields the protein MAWNCKGAAGKPFGRTLTDFLKVYRTDIVILLETRCSGDKAKNVIRKLGFNFYHIEEAVSFSGGIWIMWNDVDIDISVLVSKAQHVHLGIKRGIQEEWLLTVVYASPQEGRRRELWHDLRNLQQNIRQGWLVIGDFNDIADPSEKKGGGRVDIGACRRFRKWIDDCSLIDLGAVGNRFTWRGPKWENLDRVFKRLDRAMSNVTWRTRFPEARVEVLARINSDHHPLYVTMLPCTQKIQNKPFRYEAMWELHPEFNDFVRGHWKNSINLNQSLN from the coding sequence ATGGCTTGGAATTGTAAAGGGGCGGCTGGGAAGCCTTTTGGCCGTACCCTGACTGATTTTTTGAAGGTGTATAGAACGGACATTGTGATTCTGCTGGAGACTAGATGCAGTGGTGATAAGGCCAAAAATGTGATTAGAAAGCTGGGTTTTAATTTCTATCATATTGAGGAGGCTGTCAGCTTCAGTGGGGGGATATGGATTATGTGGAATGATGTAGACATCGATATTTCTGTGTTAGTGTCTAAAGCTCAGCATGTGCATTTGGGAATTAAAAGAGGTATACAGGAAGAGTGGCTTCTTACGGTAGTATATGCAAGCCCACAGGAAGGTAGAAGAAGAGAGCTATGGCATGATCTAAGGAATCTTCAACAGAACATAAGGCAAGGTTGGTTAGTAATTGGAGACTTCAATGACATTGCTGACCCTTCCGAAAAGAAAGGTGGAGGAAGAGTGGATATAGGAGCTTGCCGAAGATTTAGAAAATGGATTGATGATTGCTCGCTTATTGACCTTGGAGCTGTTGGAAATCGATTCACGTGGAGAGGCCCAAAGTGGGAGAATTTAGATAGAGTTTTCAAGCGTTTGGATAGAGCAATGTCGAATGTGACCTGGAGGACCAGGTTCCCAGAGGCTCGGGTGGAAGTCTTGGCAAGGATTAATTCTGATCATCATCCCTTATATGTGACTATGCTGCCATGTACACAGAAAATTCAAAACAAACCCTTCAGATATGAAGCAATGTGGGAATTACATCCTGAATTCAATGACTTTGTCAGAGGACACTGGAAAAATAGCATCAACCTGAATCAATCTCTGAATTAA